One region of Actinomycetota bacterium genomic DNA includes:
- the ppsA gene encoding phosphoenolpyruvate synthase yields the protein MGDSRYIRFFDEVGIADIGLVGGKNASLGEMYRELSAQGVAVPNGFATTADAYRLVLEESGAGPKLKEILDGLDPGDVADLARRGKAARRVVYGARLPHEIAGEVLAGYGRLQEEYGPDLSLAVRSSATAEDLPDASFAGAQESYLNIAGDEELLEACRRCYASLFTDRAIAYRTENGFDHEAVALSIGIMKMVRSDLAASGVMFTVDTESGFPDVVFVTAAYGLGENIVQGALEPDEFYVHKPTFAAGRRAVLRRRLGAKERTMVLATGGVHKTTRNVVTHKAERARFCITDTEVLALAESAMAIEAHYGRPMDIEWAKDGVDGQLYIVQARPETVASRKTGATVEQYVVLGKGPVLVEGRAVGERVGSGQARVVESLADLPAFRPGEVLVAETTTPDWGPVMATAAAIVTNHGGRTCHAAIVARELGIPAVVGAGDATERIPGGATVTVSCAEGATGRVYEGSLEFRIDRTDVSAMPRPATRMMVNLGNPDLAFQTSMLPSDGVGLARMEFIIAEAIKAHPLALIHPDQVPDRETRRQLAELTAGYADGAAFFVERLSEGIGTIAAAFWPRPVVVRMSDFKTNEYASLLGGAAFEPTEDNPMLGFRGAARYAHPAYAEGFALECAAMVRVREAMGLDNVVLMIPFVRRVGEARAVLERMASLGLRRGDHGLQIYAMCEVPNNVVLIDSFAPLFDGFSIGSNDLAQLTLGVDRDSETVAFDYDERDEGVKEMIRRAVEGCQRHGIHSGLCGQAPSDYPDMAQFLVELGIESMSLNPDTLVKTTERVLEVEARLGRKPRG from the coding sequence GTGGGTGACTCCCGGTACATTCGGTTCTTCGACGAGGTCGGCATCGCTGACATCGGCCTCGTCGGCGGCAAGAACGCCTCGCTGGGCGAGATGTACCGGGAGCTGTCCGCCCAGGGCGTGGCGGTGCCCAACGGCTTCGCCACCACGGCCGACGCCTACCGCCTCGTGCTGGAGGAATCCGGCGCCGGGCCGAAGCTGAAGGAGATCCTCGACGGGCTGGATCCCGGCGACGTCGCCGACCTCGCCCGGCGGGGCAAGGCCGCCCGCCGGGTCGTCTACGGCGCCCGCCTGCCGCACGAGATTGCCGGCGAGGTCCTGGCGGGCTACGGCCGCCTCCAGGAGGAGTACGGCCCGGACCTGAGCCTGGCGGTGCGCAGCTCGGCCACCGCCGAGGACCTACCCGATGCCAGCTTCGCGGGCGCCCAGGAGAGCTACCTCAACATCGCGGGCGACGAGGAGCTGCTGGAGGCGTGCCGGCGGTGCTACGCCAGCCTGTTCACCGACCGGGCCATCGCCTACCGCACCGAGAACGGGTTCGACCACGAAGCGGTGGCGCTGTCGATCGGCATCATGAAGATGGTCCGCTCGGACCTGGCCGCCTCGGGGGTGATGTTCACCGTGGACACCGAGTCCGGCTTCCCCGACGTCGTCTTCGTGACCGCCGCCTACGGGCTCGGGGAGAACATCGTCCAGGGGGCCCTGGAGCCCGACGAGTTCTACGTCCACAAGCCCACCTTCGCCGCCGGCCGCCGGGCGGTCCTGCGCCGCCGCCTGGGGGCCAAGGAGCGGACGATGGTGCTGGCGACCGGGGGTGTGCACAAGACGACGCGCAATGTCGTCACCCACAAGGCCGAGCGGGCCCGCTTCTGCATCACCGACACCGAGGTGCTGGCGCTGGCCGAGTCCGCCATGGCCATCGAGGCGCATTACGGCCGGCCGATGGACATCGAGTGGGCGAAGGACGGCGTGGACGGCCAGCTCTACATCGTCCAGGCCCGCCCCGAGACCGTCGCCTCCAGGAAGACCGGCGCCACCGTGGAGCAGTACGTCGTGCTGGGCAAGGGCCCGGTGCTGGTCGAGGGCCGGGCGGTGGGGGAGCGGGTGGGGTCCGGGCAGGCCCGGGTGGTCGAGAGCCTCGCCGACCTGCCGGCGTTCCGGCCGGGTGAGGTGCTGGTGGCCGAGACCACCACTCCGGACTGGGGGCCGGTGATGGCCACCGCCGCCGCCATCGTCACCAACCACGGTGGGCGGACGTGCCACGCCGCCATCGTCGCCCGGGAGCTGGGGATCCCGGCGGTGGTGGGCGCGGGCGACGCCACCGAGCGGATCCCGGGCGGGGCAACCGTGACGGTCTCGTGTGCCGAAGGGGCCACCGGGCGGGTCTACGAGGGCTCCCTCGAGTTCCGCATCGACCGCACCGACGTCTCGGCGATGCCCCGCCCGGCCACCCGGATGATGGTCAACCTGGGCAACCCCGACCTGGCGTTCCAGACCTCGATGCTGCCGTCGGACGGCGTGGGCCTGGCGCGGATGGAGTTCATCATCGCCGAGGCCATCAAGGCCCACCCGCTGGCGCTCATCCACCCCGACCAGGTGCCGGACCGGGAGACGAGGCGCCAGCTGGCGGAGCTCACGGCCGGCTATGCCGACGGGGCGGCCTTCTTCGTCGAGCGCCTCTCGGAGGGCATCGGGACCATCGCCGCCGCCTTCTGGCCCCGGCCGGTGGTGGTGCGCATGTCGGACTTCAAGACCAACGAGTACGCCAGCCTGCTGGGTGGGGCAGCCTTCGAGCCCACCGAGGACAACCCGATGTTGGGCTTCCGGGGCGCCGCCCGCTACGCCCATCCGGCCTACGCCGAGGGCTTCGCCCTGGAGTGCGCCGCCATGGTGCGGGTCAGAGAGGCGATGGGGCTGGACAACGTGGTGCTCATGATCCCGTTCGTGCGCCGGGTGGGCGAGGCTCGGGCGGTGCTGGAGCGGATGGCCTCGCTCGGTCTTCGGCGGGGCGACCACGGGCTGCAGATCTATGCCATGTGCGAGGTCCCCAACAACGTGGTGCTGATCGATTCCTTCGCCCCGCTGTTCGACGGGTTCTCCATCGGTTCCAACGATCTCGCCCAGCTAACGCTGGGCGTCGACCGGGACAGCGAGACGGTGGCCTTCGACTACGACGAGCGGGACGAGGGCGTGAAGGAGATGATCCGCCGGGCGGTGGAGGGCTGCCAGCGCCACGGCATCCACTCCGGCCTGTGCGGGCAGGCCCCCTCCGATTACCCGGACATGGCGCAATTCCTGGTGGAGCTGGGGATCGAGTCGATGAGCCTGAACCCCGACACCCTGGTGAAGACCACCGAACGGGTGCTGGAGGTGGAGGCCCGGCTGGGCCGGAAGCCGCGAGGCTGA
- a CDS encoding nuclear transport factor 2 family protein, whose amino-acid sequence MEATQEILELGQRWAQAEQAGDTAVLDAMATDDFRLVGPAGFVLDKTQWLDRYRSGSFVMHQLAWEQAVVRKHGDAAVAIGIHNQRGAYQGRPIDGQFRATHVLVRDRAGWRYISQHLSPIMQPPAQPGQAAESQGGAR is encoded by the coding sequence ATGGAAGCCACCCAGGAGATCCTCGAGCTGGGCCAGCGTTGGGCGCAGGCAGAGCAGGCCGGCGACACCGCCGTGCTGGACGCCATGGCCACCGACGACTTCCGGCTCGTCGGCCCGGCCGGGTTCGTGCTGGACAAGACCCAGTGGCTGGACCGCTACCGCTCCGGCAGCTTCGTCATGCACCAGCTGGCGTGGGAGCAGGCGGTGGTGCGGAAGCACGGCGACGCCGCCGTGGCGATCGGCATCCACAACCAGCGGGGCGCCTACCAGGGCCGCCCGATCGACGGCCAGTTCCGCGCCACGCACGTCCTCGTCCGGGATCGCGCCGGGTGGCGCTACATCAGCCAGCACCTCAGCCCGATCATGCAGCCGCCGGCGCAGCCCGGTCAGGCCGCGGAGTCGCAGGGGGGTGCCCGGTGA
- a CDS encoding MarR family winged helix-turn-helix transcriptional regulator — MPPPREVPIGLVLANTAKAVSRAFDDALTAAGGSRPMWLVLLALQMRQHGSQVDLAAEVGIRDATLTHHLNAMEARGLVTRERDPANRRTHQVRLTDEGRAMFFRLASAAQGHDRRLRAGFGDGELVALREALGRLQANVAG; from the coding sequence GTGCCGCCGCCCCGGGAGGTCCCCATCGGTCTGGTGCTGGCCAACACCGCCAAGGCGGTGAGCCGGGCCTTCGACGACGCCCTGACCGCGGCGGGCGGCTCCCGCCCGATGTGGCTGGTCCTGCTGGCGCTCCAGATGCGCCAGCACGGCAGCCAGGTGGACCTCGCCGCCGAGGTCGGCATCCGGGACGCCACCCTCACCCACCACCTCAACGCCATGGAGGCCCGCGGCCTCGTCACCCGGGAGCGCGACCCGGCCAACCGGCGCACGCACCAGGTGCGCCTCACCGATGAGGGCCGGGCGATGTTCTTCCGGCTGGCCTCGGCGGCCCAGGGGCATGACCGGCGCCTGCGGGCCGGCTTCGGCGATGGGGAGTTGGTGGCCCTGCGCGAGGCCCTCGGGCGGCTGCAGGCCAACGTGGCGGGGTAG
- a CDS encoding DUF692 domain-containing protein: MAEPAPRLGFPDLGIGVGLRSAHFPYLDAHLDGDLPPAVDWFECITENFLDSHGWPRRMLDRIAERYPVVLHGVSLSIGSTDPLDFEYLAKVRSLAAATRAHWVSDHVCWTGVAGVNTHDLLPMPFTEASLAHVVQRITTVQDFLERPLVLENPSTYLTFRQSTMTEAEFMARMTEGSGCGLLLDVNNVYVSSVNNDFDPYAYVAALPHGRVVQMHLAGHADEGTHIVDTHDRPVATPVWDLYADAARWTGGVSSLLEWDARIPPFPELLAEAAKARGRVAGIGETAVQPAGPGASNPVSHLVAVPAGA; the protein is encoded by the coding sequence ATGGCCGAGCCGGCCCCCCGGTTGGGCTTCCCGGACCTGGGGATCGGCGTCGGGCTGCGCTCCGCCCACTTCCCGTACCTCGACGCCCACCTGGACGGCGACCTCCCTCCCGCCGTGGACTGGTTCGAGTGCATCACCGAGAACTTCCTCGACTCGCACGGGTGGCCCCGGCGCATGCTGGACCGCATCGCCGAGCGCTACCCGGTCGTGCTCCACGGCGTGTCGCTCTCCATCGGCAGCACCGACCCTCTCGATTTTGAATACCTCGCCAAGGTGCGGTCGCTGGCGGCCGCGACCCGGGCCCACTGGGTCTCCGACCACGTGTGCTGGACCGGCGTGGCCGGGGTCAACACCCACGACCTGCTCCCGATGCCCTTCACCGAGGCGTCCCTGGCCCACGTCGTGCAGCGCATCACCACCGTGCAGGACTTCCTGGAGCGCCCGCTCGTCCTGGAGAACCCCAGCACCTACCTGACCTTCCGCCAGTCGACGATGACCGAGGCCGAGTTCATGGCCCGCATGACGGAGGGGTCGGGCTGCGGCCTGCTGCTGGACGTCAACAATGTCTACGTCTCCAGCGTCAACAACGACTTCGACCCGTACGCCTACGTCGCCGCCCTGCCGCACGGGCGCGTGGTCCAGATGCACCTCGCCGGCCACGCCGACGAGGGGACCCACATCGTCGACACCCACGACCGCCCGGTGGCGACCCCGGTCTGGGACCTGTACGCCGACGCCGCCCGGTGGACGGGGGGCGTGTCCTCCCTGCTGGAGTGGGATGCCCGCATCCCGCCGTTCCCCGAGCTCCTGGCTGAGGCCGCAAAGGCCCGCGGCCGGGTGGCGGGCATCGGGGAGACCGCCGTACAGCCAGCCGGGCCGGGGGCCTCCAATCCCGTGTCCCATCTCGTGGCGGTGCCGGCCGGTGCCTGA
- a CDS encoding DNA-binding domain-containing protein, whose product MPEPPGLRPLQAWVQAVLRHPDGPAAGAASPEAVSALGREARVGELVAPSSRLGPEERLGLYHRGYHLRLLECLRAMHPGLRHALGPDLFDGFSLDYLHAHPSTNRSLFQLNAGFAAHLETHRPDRDGPDEVWPDFLIELARLERAFLEVYDGPGVEEDWIPSAQDLPAEHWTDADVVLAPCTRLLGSRFPVGDYLVAVRSGQDPPLPLLDPLPEPTFLALTRRAYQVSILTLDPAGYQLLEALGAGVTLSRAAAGWEMASAWEQLRHWADCGLLASVSPVRSTTPASRRTSDIPAAR is encoded by the coding sequence GTGCCTGAGCCCCCGGGCCTGCGCCCGCTCCAGGCCTGGGTGCAGGCGGTCCTCCGCCATCCCGACGGGCCGGCGGCCGGGGCGGCGTCGCCCGAGGCGGTCTCGGCACTCGGGCGGGAGGCCCGGGTCGGCGAACTCGTGGCGCCGTCGTCGCGCCTCGGCCCGGAGGAGCGCCTGGGCCTATACCACCGGGGCTACCACCTAAGGCTCCTCGAGTGCCTGCGGGCGATGCACCCGGGCCTGCGCCACGCCCTTGGTCCGGATCTGTTCGACGGCTTCTCGCTCGACTACCTCCACGCGCATCCCTCGACCAACCGGTCCCTGTTCCAGCTCAACGCTGGCTTCGCCGCGCACCTGGAGACACACCGCCCGGACCGGGACGGGCCGGACGAGGTGTGGCCCGACTTCCTCATCGAGCTGGCCCGCCTGGAGCGGGCCTTCCTCGAGGTGTACGACGGCCCGGGGGTCGAGGAGGACTGGATCCCCTCGGCACAGGACCTGCCCGCCGAGCACTGGACCGACGCGGACGTGGTCCTCGCACCCTGCACCCGGCTGCTCGGCTCCCGGTTCCCGGTGGGCGACTATCTGGTCGCCGTCCGGTCCGGGCAGGATCCGCCGCTGCCCCTGCTCGACCCCCTGCCGGAACCCACCTTCCTGGCCCTGACCCGGCGCGCCTACCAGGTGTCGATCCTCACCCTCGACCCGGCGGGCTACCAGCTGCTGGAGGCTCTCGGTGCCGGCGTCACCCTCTCCCGGGCTGCCGCCGGGTGGGAGATGGCGTCCGCCTGGGAACAGCTGCGCCACTGGGCCGACTGCGGCCTGCTGGCGTCGGTTTCACCGGTCCGCTCCACCACTCCGGCTTCCCGGCGTACGTCCGACATCCCTGCTGCCCGCTGA
- a CDS encoding ferritin-like protein, with translation MVSAIQSAPIDATQPIRDRHALQNHLIHAAQLELSTIPLYLYAAYSIQTQSYWSWNPGMSALRTIRSVVIEEMLHLCLARNLMVAIGGGERLHFYDKGFVPTYPSPMLHRIPELLLHLEACTESLMENVFMPLELPAKTDAPPQPHRYNTIGQFYAAIVDGFKHLDSEKLWADNQPDLQYQSAYWNNDGGGSPVLVCNLDTALEAIATIVEQGEGLHPGDDEVPIEPQKPTPGANELSHYAKFQQIQLGIDQIGVTWPVPTDPKASDFQGTPAEGLAEFFNAAYSYVLAMIDALYSTSRTTVQPGARSPRYGLERTFIGAMNGLLFPIANLLVATPISASAHAAPTFEFHAFAESPPKKEQLAAMCDGLLGRFPALGGDNGVRTLIGLLPPV, from the coding sequence ATGGTTTCGGCAATCCAGAGTGCCCCAATCGACGCCACCCAGCCCATCCGTGACCGGCACGCCCTGCAGAACCATCTCATCCACGCCGCCCAGCTGGAGCTGTCCACCATCCCGCTGTACCTCTACGCCGCCTACTCGATCCAGACGCAGAGCTACTGGAGCTGGAACCCGGGCATGTCGGCCCTGCGGACCATCCGCAGCGTGGTGATCGAGGAGATGCTGCACCTGTGCCTCGCCCGGAACCTCATGGTTGCCATCGGTGGCGGCGAGCGGCTCCACTTCTACGACAAGGGCTTCGTCCCGACGTACCCCAGCCCGATGCTGCACCGGATCCCCGAGCTGTTGCTGCACCTCGAGGCCTGCACGGAATCGTTGATGGAGAACGTCTTCATGCCGCTCGAGCTGCCCGCCAAGACCGACGCACCCCCGCAACCGCACCGCTACAACACCATCGGCCAGTTCTACGCGGCCATCGTGGACGGGTTCAAGCACCTGGACAGCGAGAAGCTCTGGGCCGACAACCAGCCCGACCTCCAGTACCAGAGCGCGTACTGGAACAACGACGGGGGCGGATCCCCGGTCCTGGTGTGCAACTTGGACACGGCACTGGAGGCCATCGCCACCATCGTCGAGCAGGGCGAGGGCCTGCACCCGGGCGACGACGAGGTGCCGATCGAGCCGCAGAAGCCGACTCCGGGCGCCAACGAGCTGTCCCACTACGCCAAGTTCCAGCAGATCCAGTTGGGGATCGACCAGATCGGTGTCACCTGGCCGGTTCCCACCGACCCCAAGGCGTCCGACTTTCAGGGGACGCCGGCCGAGGGCTTGGCCGAGTTCTTCAACGCCGCCTACTCCTACGTGCTGGCGATGATCGACGCCCTCTATTCGACCTCCCGCACGACTGTGCAGCCGGGGGCGCGCAGCCCCCGCTACGGGCTGGAGCGGACCTTCATCGGGGCGATGAACGGGCTGCTCTTCCCCATCGCCAACCTGCTGGTCGCCACGCCGATCTCGGCCAGCGCACATGCCGCCCCCACCTTCGAGTTCCACGCCTTCGCCGAGTCGCCGCCCAAGAAGGAGCAGCTGGCGGCGATGTGCGACGGCCTGCTCGGGAGGTTCCCGGCGCTGGGAGGCGACAACGGCGTCCGCACGTTGATCGGGCTGCTGCCCCCGGTCTGA
- a CDS encoding DUF4242 domain-containing protein, with protein sequence MPLYMDVHHSLPEGATAADVAGAHAEDLKVQERYGVKYINYWVDQEAGKVFCLVEAPDAEAAHAVHREAHGLVADEIFPVVQG encoded by the coding sequence ATGCCGCTCTACATGGACGTGCACCACAGCCTGCCCGAGGGTGCCACCGCAGCCGACGTCGCCGGTGCCCACGCCGAGGATCTGAAGGTGCAGGAGCGCTACGGGGTCAAGTACATCAACTACTGGGTGGACCAGGAGGCGGGCAAGGTCTTCTGCCTGGTGGAGGCGCCGGACGCCGAAGCCGCCCACGCCGTCCACCGCGAGGCCCACGGCCTCGTGGCCGATGAGATCTTCCCGGTGGTCCAGGGCTAG
- a CDS encoding PEP-utilizing enzyme produces the protein MPRPEVRWPGSMATDGTAELLLHNEPVLIAALVASATSREQMSAALGFDAGLAEHRYAAGLHTAPGIEVGSLAFAIDGHLGADPGAGDALAARATAAGETLIEACRAVADISDGLGAALERFASAVALVVPFVIAAPPLRQILARRAGAPGSPWEPEIAREVRDCFAIAAVVAGREEARELVCNRAPRFAMPLIEQQVPDIAGLIARHVERYGWLGTHGGAYDSMTTKAVIERLQKMVLRFPAEVIAQAAAPPAPGPGGALGAVQSLPWFRPDALVQALALVRPLVIRVAHILGCSTAQVEACSVGELVAALAGGAPLPVAEADRRIENGFVVERSSGEVRIAAEDSPVPVRPGGYRPAVVTGQSVALGRAVGRVRILTEAVELGDLEWGDVLVTAASTPDRMGVESAFPERGGSPPGIERAAAIVADEGGLLSHAAILSRELGIPCVLGTETGTRTLHDGQYVEVDATKEQGTVIPFDA, from the coding sequence ATGCCCCGGCCGGAGGTGCGTTGGCCGGGGTCGATGGCCACCGACGGAACTGCGGAACTCCTGCTCCACAACGAGCCGGTCCTGATCGCGGCCCTGGTGGCGAGCGCCACCTCCCGGGAGCAGATGAGCGCCGCGCTCGGGTTTGACGCCGGTCTGGCGGAGCACCGCTATGCGGCGGGCCTGCACACTGCGCCGGGGATCGAGGTGGGGTCTCTGGCGTTCGCCATCGACGGGCACCTGGGGGCGGACCCCGGCGCCGGCGACGCGCTCGCCGCCCGGGCCACCGCGGCGGGGGAGACCCTCATCGAAGCCTGCCGGGCGGTCGCGGACATCTCGGACGGGTTGGGCGCCGCCCTGGAGCGCTTCGCCTCGGCGGTGGCATTGGTGGTGCCGTTCGTCATCGCCGCCCCGCCGCTGCGCCAGATCCTGGCCCGCCGGGCGGGTGCCCCGGGCAGCCCGTGGGAGCCGGAGATCGCCCGGGAGGTACGGGACTGCTTCGCCATCGCGGCGGTGGTCGCCGGCCGGGAGGAGGCCCGGGAGCTGGTGTGCAACCGGGCTCCCCGCTTCGCCATGCCGCTCATCGAGCAGCAGGTGCCGGACATCGCCGGTCTGATCGCCCGCCATGTCGAGCGCTACGGCTGGTTGGGTACCCACGGCGGCGCCTACGACTCCATGACGACCAAGGCCGTGATCGAGCGGCTGCAAAAGATGGTCCTCCGGTTTCCGGCGGAGGTGATCGCGCAGGCCGCGGCGCCGCCCGCACCCGGGCCCGGTGGAGCGCTGGGGGCGGTGCAGTCCCTGCCCTGGTTCCGTCCCGATGCCCTGGTCCAGGCCCTCGCCCTCGTGCGGCCCCTGGTGATCCGAGTGGCGCACATCCTGGGCTGTAGCACCGCCCAGGTGGAGGCGTGCTCGGTGGGGGAGCTCGTCGCCGCGCTGGCCGGCGGGGCGCCGCTGCCGGTCGCCGAGGCGGACCGGCGGATCGAGAACGGGTTCGTGGTCGAGCGCTCCTCGGGCGAGGTACGCATCGCCGCCGAGGACTCGCCGGTGCCCGTACGGCCCGGCGGCTACCGGCCGGCGGTGGTGACCGGGCAGAGCGTGGCGCTCGGCCGGGCGGTGGGCCGGGTGCGGATCCTCACGGAGGCCGTCGAGTTGGGGGACCTGGAGTGGGGTGATGTCCTGGTCACCGCCGCCAGCACCCCGGACCGGATGGGCGTCGAATCGGCGTTCCCGGAGCGGGGCGGCTCACCTCCGGGGATCGAGCGGGCGGCGGCGATCGTGGCCGACGAAGGCGGACTCCTCAGCCACGCCGCCATCCTGAGCCGGGAGCTGGGCATCCCGTGCGTGCTGGGAACTGAAACCGGTACCAGGACCCTCCACGACGGCCAGTACGTGGAGGTGGACGCCACGAAGGAGCAGGGAACCGTTATCCCATTCGACGCCTGA
- a CDS encoding class I SAM-dependent methyltransferase has protein sequence MERYEASTYGERIASIYDLLYPAGRDAEDAADFIAGLVASGAPGGATAGAPGGGRVLELGIGTGRVALPLAQRGVEIHGIDASESMLAQLRAKPGGDALPVVLGDFTALAPSEPYAIIFVAFNTFFQLPSQNDQVRCLASVAEHLAPGGAFILEAFVPDVCRYDRGQRTATSLLAGDWVVLESTVHDPVGQKFRTVNVLIAGDQTRLYPLEARYAWPAEIDLMARLAGLTLEQRWGGWQREPFTATSERHVSIYRRPG, from the coding sequence ATGGAGCGCTACGAGGCATCGACCTACGGCGAGCGCATCGCCTCGATCTACGACCTCCTGTACCCGGCCGGCCGCGACGCCGAGGACGCCGCCGACTTCATCGCCGGGCTCGTGGCAAGCGGCGCCCCAGGTGGTGCCACAGCCGGTGCCCCAGGCGGCGGGAGGGTGCTCGAGCTGGGCATCGGCACGGGGCGGGTCGCGTTGCCCTTGGCGCAGCGGGGCGTTGAGATCCACGGCATCGACGCTTCGGAGAGCATGCTCGCCCAGCTGCGGGCCAAGCCGGGCGGCGACGCCCTCCCGGTGGTGCTGGGAGACTTCACCGCTCTGGCGCCGTCGGAGCCCTACGCAATCATCTTCGTGGCCTTCAACACGTTCTTCCAGCTGCCCAGCCAGAACGACCAGGTCCGGTGCCTGGCATCGGTGGCCGAGCACCTCGCCCCCGGCGGGGCCTTCATCCTCGAAGCCTTCGTCCCCGACGTCTGCCGTTACGACCGGGGCCAGCGCACGGCCACCAGCCTGCTGGCGGGCGACTGGGTGGTGCTGGAGAGCACGGTGCACGACCCGGTGGGCCAGAAATTCCGCACGGTGAACGTGCTGATCGCCGGCGACCAGACCCGCCTGTACCCTCTCGAGGCCCGCTACGCCTGGCCCGCAGAGATCGACCTCATGGCCCGGCTGGCGGGGCTCACGCTGGAGCAGCGCTGGGGTGGGTGGCAGCGGGAGCCATTCACGGCCACCAGCGAGCGGCATGTGTCGATCTACCGCCGCCCTGGGTAG
- a CDS encoding DUF3048 domain-containing protein, with translation MLAPLRNRRNSLIVVLGLVLAACGTSHKSASAKKSPAPARSPSAPASSPAPPPPPPAICPLSGETVASVPQRPMLAIKVDNSPQARPQWGLDTADMVYEEPVEGGVTRFIVMYQCRDAARVEPVRSARQADVYIVNQPGKSLLGNAGGSPPTLQAVQSSVNAGWIVNVGYNTGGGYQRDPGRGSPYNLETSTQGLYSRPDAKGLPTAKPIFTYSASPPPGGPGSTIHIGFSQYSDVYWRWNAQANAYQRYYGNSPALGANGGIMSAQNVVIQAVPVQMSWWIEDPSGSHQPVPQLLGTGAALVCHVGTCVTGTWFRPGEGLGQPTYLLDPQGHQIPLAPGTTWVELAPSSVTGPGPSPVAAYSAS, from the coding sequence ATGCTCGCGCCCCTGCGCAACCGCCGGAACTCGCTGATCGTCGTGCTGGGGCTGGTGCTGGCCGCCTGCGGGACCTCGCACAAGTCCGCCTCCGCCAAGAAGTCACCCGCGCCGGCCCGGTCGCCATCGGCGCCGGCGTCCAGCCCGGCACCGCCCCCGCCGCCCCCGGCCATCTGCCCGCTCAGCGGCGAGACCGTCGCATCGGTGCCCCAGCGGCCGATGCTGGCCATCAAGGTGGACAACTCCCCGCAGGCCCGGCCGCAGTGGGGCCTGGACACCGCCGACATGGTCTACGAGGAGCCGGTCGAGGGGGGCGTGACCCGCTTCATCGTCATGTACCAGTGCCGGGACGCCGCCCGGGTGGAGCCCGTGCGGAGCGCCCGGCAGGCTGACGTCTACATCGTGAACCAGCCGGGCAAGTCGTTGCTGGGCAACGCCGGCGGAAGCCCGCCGACCCTGCAGGCGGTCCAGTCGTCGGTCAACGCCGGGTGGATCGTGAACGTCGGCTACAACACCGGCGGCGGCTACCAGCGGGACCCGGGTCGGGGAAGCCCGTACAACCTGGAGACCTCCACGCAGGGGCTCTACTCCCGGCCCGACGCCAAGGGGTTGCCCACGGCGAAGCCGATCTTCACCTACTCGGCCAGCCCACCGCCGGGCGGCCCGGGGTCGACGATCCACATCGGGTTCTCGCAGTACTCCGATGTGTACTGGCGCTGGAACGCCCAGGCCAACGCCTACCAGCGCTACTACGGCAACAGCCCGGCGCTCGGCGCCAACGGGGGCATCATGTCGGCACAGAACGTCGTCATCCAGGCGGTCCCGGTGCAGATGAGCTGGTGGATCGAGGACCCCAGCGGGTCGCACCAGCCCGTCCCCCAGCTGCTCGGCACCGGCGCGGCCCTCGTGTGCCACGTGGGCACCTGCGTGACCGGGACCTGGTTCCGGCCGGGCGAGGGCCTCGGGCAGCCGACGTACCTGCTGGACCCCCAGGGCCACCAGATCCCCCTGGCGCCGGGGACGACCTGGGTGGAGCTGGCGCCCTCGTCGGTGACCGGGCCGGGGCCGAGTCCGGTGGCCGCGTACTCCGCATCGTAG
- a CDS encoding TMEM175 family protein, with translation MDAVDEDDEREEGRVGLGRTLALSDGIFAIAMTLVAFQIQAPNLQGGAVHHLAHALGKMGADYYVFALTFFVIGGFWLGHHRLFRQLRRADEGFMSLNLVFLATIALLPFPSSVMGRYGGQASAVILYATNMIAVGLLLGLLTLVAQHRNLLADSMTPAGVRRALWRSGWLVAVFAASIPVALVDANIAPFVWLAILPMRLIGRLVGDRPRS, from the coding sequence GTGGATGCGGTGGACGAGGACGACGAGCGGGAGGAGGGCAGGGTCGGCCTCGGTCGGACGCTGGCGCTGTCCGACGGCATCTTCGCCATCGCCATGACGCTGGTGGCCTTCCAGATCCAGGCCCCCAACCTGCAGGGGGGCGCAGTCCACCACCTGGCGCATGCCCTGGGCAAGATGGGGGCGGACTACTACGTCTTCGCCCTCACCTTCTTCGTCATCGGCGGGTTCTGGCTCGGCCACCACCGGCTGTTCCGCCAGCTCCGGCGGGCCGATGAGGGCTTCATGTCGCTCAACTTGGTGTTCCTGGCGACGATCGCCCTCCTGCCGTTCCCCTCCTCGGTCATGGGGCGCTACGGGGGGCAGGCCTCGGCGGTGATCCTGTACGCCACCAACATGATCGCCGTGGGTCTCCTGCTGGGCCTGCTGACGTTGGTGGCCCAGCACCGGAACCTCCTGGCTGACTCGATGACCCCCGCCGGGGTGCGCCGGGCTCTCTGGCGCTCGGGCTGGCTGGTGGCGGTCTTCGCCGCCTCGATCCCCGTTGCCCTGGTGGACGCCAACATCGCCCCCTTCGTCTGGCTGGCAATCCTGCCGATGCGCCTCATCGGCCGGCTGGTCGGGGATCGGCCGCGAAGCTGA